aaataataaaacagcACTGAAAATAATTCATTTGCTTAAGTCAAGCTCAAGGTTAGAATGGTGTACCAAACACAAACCTATGAATGTAATTCTCACGGTTGGTTGGCAAGTCATAGTTGATCACCAAAGACACCTGCTGGACATCAATACCTCTGGCCTATGAATGagataaaagaaaatatcaaagCTCACTTGCTATAACTTGCAATTGCTAGCATTGATATTTAACATGTGTAGCTTGATAAAGCTATGGGGAAGGACAGAATGAGCCATCCATAGCAGGATACACACACTATATTTATACCAGATACTAGAATTACCCCAAAGCAATAGAGGGTACTAAGGAGTCAGGGAAGTCTGGCAACCTCATCTGCATATGAACCTGATTTTAATAGAATTCATTCCATTAGGAGGACATGAACTGATGTATTTGCTCACCAGCAGATCTGTGGTAATAAGGACACGGCTAGAACCAGAGCGAAACTCCCTCATAATCAGGTCACGGTCCTTTTGGTCCATGTCTCCATGCTGACAAATATAACACACCACACTGTACATTACattattcacatttacatttatagtaTTCATTAGACAGAAAATTATATATACGAGCACATATATCAGACCATCAGTGTGTAGAATGAATACAAAAATGCACAGCATCAATGCCCAgcgcaaaaattaaataaatgaatacatttaaagagataattcacccaaaaatgaaaagtttgccTTTTACTCATtgtcatgtcgtttcaaacctgttaTGCATTATATGcctgttctgctgaacacactttcttctgtggaagacaaaatatgatattttgaagaacgttgataaccaaacagtttcggttcccattgacctccactgtattttttgtttgtatgaagAAAGTCATTGGTCAATCttgatttgattttttgattgttgattttgattgttttaatgagaaaatatatatatatgtatagctcTCACAAAGTGATCCCAACGATACTGGTTCCAGTTATAGTTGCAGTGTGGCACTTTTAGTATTTACCAGAGCTGAGACAGTGAAGTCCCTGGCATGCATCTTCTCTGTGAGCCAGTCTACTTTCCGGCGTGTGTTAATGAAGATCACTGCCTGAGTGATGGTCAGAGTCTCGTAGAGATCACAGAGAGTGTCCAGCTTCCATTcctgacaaaaacacatacacaccaacACGATGACCCTGTTAACACCCATTAGTCAAAATCAGTGCATATGAACACTCAATGTGTCCTTTTAAAACCCCGATAAATTCTGCTGTGTTAATGTATGTAATCCATGCATTTCTGCTATTATCGCTTTGCATAAAAGTATCCCAAGATCAGACAGCTGTCAGCACCGTAcctctttttcaacattgatgtaGAACTGACGAATACCCTCAAGGGTAAGCTCCTCTTTCTTCACCAGGATACGCACTGGTTCTCGCATAAACTTGGTAGTGACATCCAGCACCTCCGCAGGCATGGTGGCTGACAGCAGCACCACCTGGAGGACAGACGGCACAACAACATGCTGAGGCCTACtcacatttataaacaaacacatacgtgcatgatatgaccccttaaaCAAAGCTGGGTCTCCTTAAAAGCTACTGGTATTAATAGAACTGATGTGGACTCAACAGAAGCTACAAAAATCCAGATTTCATCaccatttgtgtttgtttgtacttGTTGCTGCTTTGGCAAGAGCATATTCTCATATACACTAATGCAATTAAGCTTGGAAACATTCAGCCTAATAACAGCCCATACAGGAAATACAGTCTGTTTCACATCCTAACCTGTATGCTAGTTGTGAGTTTCTGGAAAATCTCGTAGATCTGGTCCTTGAAACCACGACTCAGCATCTCATCCGCTTCATCCAgcacaaacattt
The sequence above is drawn from the Cyprinus carpio isolate SPL01 chromosome B5, ASM1834038v1, whole genome shotgun sequence genome and encodes:
- the LOC109079413 gene encoding eukaryotic initiation factor 4A-II-like, whose translation is MGATCHACIGGTNVRNEVQKLQAEAPHIVVGTPGRVYDMLNRKFLSSKYIKMFVLDEADEMLSRGFKDQIYEIFQKLTTSIQVVLLSATMPAEVLDVTTKFMREPVRILVKKEELTLEGIRQFYINVEKEEWKLDTLCDLYETLTITQAVIFINTRRKVDWLTEKMHARDFTVSALHGDMDQKDRDLIMREFRSGSSRVLITTDLLARGIDVQQVSLVINYDLPTNRENYIHRIGRGGRFGRKGVAINMVTEDDKRTLRDIETFYNTTVEEMPMNVADLI